A portion of the Flavobacterium limnophilum genome contains these proteins:
- a CDS encoding endo-1,4-beta-xylanase, whose amino-acid sequence MEIRKLLAVIATTALISCGGPDEIAAPAPKPTPIPTVTTLKKTATFPIGNIVSASKLSGSDSNFTTVLNKEFNSITAENDMKMAAMFSGPNTYDFSKGDAIVAYAKANGIRVHGHALVWHASIPNWLKNFTGTDAEFEAQVKGYIKATVAHFSLAKTAEGKPVVASWDVVNEAFTSDALAGPFYAKMGPDYVAKCFTWAKEANSEVKLFYNDYNLDSQASKVTSVVDMVSDFKKRSIPIDGIGSQMHISYSYPDLTTISNNLSPLVGTGLLIHFSELDMSVNGDLVLKSLTTERANAQKAKYKSIAVLYKTIPSAQRFGITFWGLRDNDSWLRGWPVKTDYEWPLLFDSNYGYKAAYTGFLEGLK is encoded by the coding sequence ATGGAAATAAGAAAACTATTGGCGGTAATAGCAACAACTGCTTTAATAAGCTGTGGAGGTCCAGACGAGATTGCCGCTCCCGCTCCAAAACCGACACCAATTCCAACGGTAACCACATTAAAAAAAACTGCAACATTCCCTATTGGGAACATCGTTTCCGCAAGCAAATTATCGGGTTCTGACAGTAATTTTACAACTGTGCTAAATAAAGAATTCAACAGCATCACTGCAGAAAACGACATGAAAATGGCGGCAATGTTTAGTGGCCCAAACACATATGATTTTAGTAAAGGAGATGCGATTGTTGCCTATGCCAAAGCAAATGGAATACGAGTACATGGACATGCCTTGGTTTGGCATGCTTCAATCCCTAATTGGCTAAAAAATTTCACCGGGACGGATGCTGAATTCGAGGCACAAGTAAAAGGATATATTAAAGCGACTGTGGCACATTTTTCCCTTGCAAAAACAGCCGAAGGGAAGCCAGTTGTTGCCAGTTGGGATGTGGTAAATGAAGCGTTTACAAGCGATGCACTTGCCGGCCCTTTCTATGCCAAAATGGGCCCAGACTATGTTGCCAAATGTTTTACTTGGGCAAAAGAAGCCAATTCCGAAGTCAAATTATTCTACAATGATTATAATTTAGATAGTCAAGCATCAAAAGTTACCAGCGTGGTCGATATGGTAAGCGATTTCAAGAAGCGCTCTATTCCAATAGACGGTATTGGTTCCCAAATGCACATAAGCTATTCTTATCCTGACTTAACGACAATAAGCAATAATTTATCTCCACTGGTTGGAACTGGGTTGCTAATTCATTTTTCTGAATTGGACATGTCTGTCAATGGCGATTTAGTTTTAAAATCACTAACAACAGAAAGAGCAAATGCCCAAAAAGCAAAGTATAAAAGCATAGCCGTTTTGTACAAAACAATTCCTTCCGCACAAAGATTTGGAATTACGTTTTGGGGACTTAGAGACAATGATTCTTGGTTAAGGGGCTGGCCAGTCAAAACGGATTATGAATGGCCATTATTGTTCGATTCAAATTATGGCTATAAAGCAGCTTATACCGGATTTCTTGAAGGATTAAAATAA
- a CDS encoding endo-1,4-beta-xylanase: MKLTKPLFILVTVLAISSCTKIYKKPETAVTIKEAYKENFYIGTALSQSQIEEKDPMVTALISKEFNSITPENIMKSMFTHPEQDRFDFKLSDKYVAFGEKHNMFIHGHTLIWHSQLAPWMAQIKDSTAMADMMTNHITTIVSKYKGRINSWDVVNEALNEDGTLRKSVFLNSYGKDFLTLAFKLAAKADPKTDLYYNDYNLCNAKKRKGAVDMIKNLQKNGAKIDGVGEQGHWNLTSPSLDEIEQTILDFSALGIKVAFTELDITVLPSPWDVVGADVNQKSEANEKMNPYPKVLPDSVQQQLAARYEAIFKLFLKHQDKISRVTLWGVNDGQSWLNDWPIRGRTNYPLLFDREFKPKEAYTSVLKLKEAKK, encoded by the coding sequence ATGAAATTGACAAAACCATTATTTATTCTGGTGACAGTGCTGGCAATAAGCAGTTGTACCAAAATTTACAAAAAGCCAGAAACAGCTGTCACGATTAAAGAGGCATATAAAGAAAATTTTTACATAGGAACCGCCTTGAGCCAAAGTCAAATAGAAGAAAAAGACCCAATGGTTACTGCCTTAATTTCGAAAGAGTTTAACAGTATTACTCCCGAAAACATAATGAAATCAATGTTTACCCATCCCGAACAAGATCGGTTTGATTTTAAATTGAGTGACAAATATGTTGCCTTTGGAGAGAAACACAATATGTTTATTCATGGACACACCTTGATATGGCACAGTCAATTGGCACCTTGGATGGCTCAAATAAAAGACAGCACCGCCATGGCAGATATGATGACAAATCACATTACTACCATAGTAAGTAAATACAAGGGAAGAATTAACTCTTGGGATGTAGTAAACGAAGCCTTGAATGAAGATGGCACTTTACGCAAATCGGTATTTTTAAATTCTTATGGAAAAGATTTTTTAACGCTGGCCTTTAAATTAGCAGCCAAGGCAGATCCAAAGACCGATCTATACTATAATGATTATAATTTATGTAATGCCAAAAAACGAAAAGGCGCCGTAGACATGATAAAAAATCTACAAAAAAATGGGGCAAAAATAGATGGTGTCGGAGAACAAGGACATTGGAATTTAACCTCTCCTTCACTGGACGAAATTGAGCAAACCATCCTTGATTTTTCTGCACTTGGAATTAAAGTTGCTTTTACAGAATTAGACATTACTGTTTTACCAAGTCCTTGGGATGTAGTGGGAGCTGACGTAAATCAAAAGTCAGAAGCAAACGAAAAAATGAACCCCTATCCTAAAGTTCTTCCAGATTCAGTCCAACAACAATTGGCCGCTCGATATGAAGCTATTTTCAAACTATTCCTGAAACACCAAGACAAAATTAGCAGAGTTACTCTATGGGGCGTAAATGACGGTCAATCTTGGCTAAATGATTGGCCAATAAGAGGAAGAACCAACTATCCGTTGCTCTTTGATCGCGAATTCAAACCTAAAGAGGCCTATACCAGCGTATTGAAACTAAAAGAAGCAAAAAAGTAA
- a CDS encoding MFS transporter, with amino-acid sequence MNSTSQKLSIKEKIGYSLGDLAANLVFQTLMTYLAYFYTDIYGLSPTHSSIIMLVVGLIAAFIFNPIIGAIADRTNSKWGKFRPWILWTAVPLGLIALLAFTTPDFSYQGKVIYAVVTYSLLLLLYAANNLPYSALSGVITGDMSERNSLSSYRFVAVMFAQFFVQVFMLGIIKSAGNGDKAIGIEKVMTILAIVGTIMLLITFLTTKERIIPKPEQKSSVKEDLGDLVKNKPWLIMLTLTLLVFTTLAMKGGSYIYYFENYVDKGQLAIFIQPILDFLSNIGINPFGGDPISAGFGLFNAGGIIFMIVGITLSKNLADKFGKRNVFGTFLFISTLFVIAFYFFSPSSVALMFFSQILHGFFYGITIPLLWAMIADVADYSEWKNNRRATAIIFSAMMVGLKAGLTFGGSLTTAILGHFNYVPNSLVQPESAINGIKLLISIFPAIPFLIGAGLLFFYEINKKMEVQIESDLKNRRA; translated from the coding sequence ATGAATTCTACTTCTCAAAAATTATCCATAAAAGAAAAAATTGGATATAGCCTTGGTGACCTTGCCGCCAACCTGGTATTTCAAACATTGATGACCTATCTTGCTTATTTTTACACCGATATATACGGATTATCACCAACTCATTCCTCAATAATAATGCTGGTAGTGGGATTAATTGCAGCCTTTATTTTTAATCCAATTATAGGCGCCATTGCCGACAGGACAAACTCTAAATGGGGAAAGTTTCGTCCTTGGATTTTATGGACTGCAGTACCATTAGGACTCATTGCTTTATTGGCTTTTACAACTCCTGATTTTTCATATCAAGGAAAAGTTATTTATGCAGTAGTAACTTATTCTCTTTTACTACTATTATACGCTGCCAATAACTTACCTTATTCAGCATTGAGTGGCGTAATTACAGGAGATATGTCTGAAAGAAATAGTCTTTCTTCTTATCGATTTGTGGCGGTGATGTTTGCTCAATTCTTTGTACAAGTATTTATGCTTGGCATAATTAAAAGTGCTGGAAATGGCGACAAAGCTATTGGTATAGAAAAAGTAATGACCATATTGGCTATAGTGGGAACAATTATGTTATTAATTACTTTTTTGACAACCAAAGAACGTATCATTCCAAAACCAGAACAAAAATCAAGCGTTAAAGAAGATTTAGGTGATTTAGTAAAAAACAAACCTTGGCTGATCATGCTAACACTTACACTATTAGTTTTCACCACATTAGCAATGAAAGGTGGGTCATATATTTATTATTTTGAAAACTATGTTGACAAAGGGCAATTAGCAATTTTCATACAGCCAATTTTAGACTTCCTTTCAAACATTGGAATAAATCCATTTGGTGGCGATCCAATTTCAGCAGGATTTGGATTGTTTAATGCTGGTGGTATCATCTTTATGATTGTTGGTATTACTTTGTCAAAAAATTTAGCTGATAAATTCGGAAAAAGAAATGTGTTTGGCACATTCCTTTTTATCTCTACATTATTTGTAATAGCATTTTACTTTTTCTCTCCATCATCTGTAGCTTTAATGTTTTTCTCTCAAATTCTTCACGGTTTTTTCTACGGGATTACAATTCCGCTACTTTGGGCCATGATTGCTGACGTAGCCGATTATTCCGAATGGAAAAACAACCGTCGTGCCACTGCCATTATCTTTTCGGCAATGATGGTAGGGCTAAAAGCGGGATTGACTTTTGGAGGATCATTAACCACAGCAATTCTAGGACATTTTAATTATGTTCCCAATTCATTAGTTCAACCAGAAAGCGCTATAAACGGAATTAAATTATTAATAAGTATTTTTCCCGCTATCCCTTTTCTAATTGGAGCTGGACTTTTATTCTTCTATGAAATAAACAAAAAAATGGAAGTACAAATAGAATCTGATTTAAAAAACAGAAGAGCTTAA
- a CDS encoding glycoside hydrolase family 43 protein yields MSEESIEHIDFEVINQKAISQPLVSHIYTADPSAHVFDGKIHIYPSHDIDAGIPFNDNGDHFGMEDYHVFTMNNIDAQTVDNGVALHVNDVAWAERQMWAPDAAFKNGKYYLYFPAKKANGIFQIGVAISDSPVGPFVPEPEAIKGSYSIDPAVFEDEDGKHYMYFGGIWGGQLQKYRNNQYTETNEEPQDTEPALGPIVALISEDMKQFVEEPQEIKILDENGKVLLAGDHDRRFFEASWMHKYNGKYYFSYSTGDTHFICYATGDNPYGPFTYQGRILNPVIGWTSHHSICKVEDKWHLFYHDSSLSKGVTHLRSIKVTEIKYNEDGSIITINPYSNMEI; encoded by the coding sequence ATGTCTGAAGAAAGTATCGAACATATTGATTTTGAAGTAATCAACCAAAAAGCAATTTCACAACCCTTAGTATCACACATTTACACTGCCGATCCATCTGCACACGTATTTGACGGTAAGATTCACATATATCCATCACATGATATTGATGCCGGAATTCCATTTAATGACAATGGAGACCATTTTGGTATGGAAGATTATCATGTTTTTACGATGAACAATATCGATGCCCAAACTGTTGATAACGGCGTAGCGCTGCATGTAAATGATGTTGCTTGGGCTGAACGTCAAATGTGGGCTCCGGATGCAGCTTTCAAAAACGGAAAATATTACTTGTATTTTCCTGCCAAGAAAGCCAATGGAATTTTCCAAATTGGAGTAGCTATTAGTGATTCTCCTGTTGGACCATTTGTTCCAGAACCTGAAGCCATCAAAGGAAGTTATTCCATTGACCCAGCCGTTTTTGAAGACGAAGATGGCAAACACTATATGTATTTTGGCGGTATTTGGGGTGGTCAACTTCAAAAATACCGAAACAATCAATATACCGAAACAAATGAAGAACCGCAAGATACCGAACCTGCATTAGGACCAATTGTTGCTTTGATTTCTGAGGACATGAAACAATTTGTAGAGGAACCCCAAGAAATCAAAATTCTAGATGAAAATGGCAAGGTATTATTGGCAGGAGACCACGATAGAAGATTTTTTGAAGCTTCGTGGATGCACAAATATAACGGAAAATATTATTTTTCTTATTCTACTGGCGATACCCATTTTATTTGCTATGCAACTGGCGATAATCCTTATGGCCCCTTTACTTATCAAGGCAGAATTTTGAACCCAGTTATTGGCTGGACATCACATCATTCTATTTGCAAAGTTGAGGACAAATGGCATTTGTTTTATCACGATTCTAGTTTATCAAAAGGCGTAACCCATTTAAGATCAATCAAAGTAACTGAAATCAAGTACAATGAAGATGGTTCAATCATCACCATCAATCCCTACAGTAATATGGAAATATAA
- a CDS encoding sialate O-acetylesterase, with translation MQRDQAVKIWGWASPNEKITVFFNKKSFKTITSNDGKWELLLPAQSAGTGHQMVLKGKNEITIKNIAFGDVWLCSGQSNMTVTMERVKERFPEDIVSANYPDIRYFFVPTLTNLNTPKDDFPLGDWKTANPKDIYTFGALAYFFARDLYTKYKVPIGIINSSVGGTPIEAWISEDGYKNLPDIQKTITRNKDTSYVNSINRRLPVGEIKTNIINDLGSIEHWESMDYKPKGWRNFNIPGYWEDQGLKDLNGVVWFRREFEVPKNWLDKPVKLFMGRIVDADEMYVNGKKIGNITYQYPPRRYEIPANLLKEGKNIFVIKVTNTSGKGGFVPDKNYSMTANGEEIDLKGTWQYKVGEVYQPQNPGAFGGGLVQQNQPTALYNAMISPVLPMKIKGILWYQGESNVGNPEAYDVLMPTLISNWRTLWKDENLPFLVVQLANFQDVNYTPSESNWARLREAQNQALKLPNTAVTVTIDLGEWNDIHPLNKKDIGKRLALSAENIAYNDKKTVHSGPTLKSQTIENGKIILTFDNIAEGITSGDGEELRWFSIADYDKKFVWAKTRIIGKNKIEVWNEVIKNPKYVRYAWQDNPQGVNFYNSENLPASSFRTDGEISDNYKPWKGKKCSVVLTYDDALNVHLDNVIPVLDSLNLKGTFYITASSDAATMRIKDWRKAAANGHELGNHTLYHPCDASGPGMSWVKPEYDLSKYSLQKIQDEIKMCNAFVKAIDGKDKRTFAFTCGNKKVAEGEFIQTLSNEFIAARSVRGEMHTFNEQKLMDMDSYCMEGTSGEKMIELVKQAQKSGKLLVFLFHGVGGEHSLNVSKEAHSQLVHYLKENEKDIYIDTMLNVAEHINELKK, from the coding sequence TTGCAAAGAGACCAAGCCGTCAAGATTTGGGGTTGGGCTTCTCCAAATGAAAAAATCACAGTCTTTTTCAATAAAAAAAGTTTCAAAACAATTACATCCAATGATGGAAAATGGGAATTACTACTTCCTGCCCAATCAGCTGGAACCGGCCATCAAATGGTTTTGAAAGGAAAAAATGAAATTACCATCAAAAATATTGCATTCGGTGATGTCTGGCTTTGCAGTGGACAAAGCAACATGACAGTAACAATGGAACGAGTTAAAGAACGTTTTCCTGAAGATATAGTTTCGGCAAATTACCCTGATATTCGCTATTTTTTTGTTCCAACTTTAACAAATCTTAACACACCAAAAGACGACTTCCCACTGGGTGATTGGAAAACAGCCAACCCCAAAGACATCTATACTTTTGGTGCTCTGGCCTACTTTTTTGCCCGAGATCTTTACACAAAATACAAAGTTCCAATCGGCATCATTAACAGTTCTGTAGGCGGCACACCCATTGAAGCCTGGATAAGCGAAGACGGCTACAAAAATCTACCTGACATCCAGAAAACCATCACTCGAAACAAAGACACAAGTTATGTCAACTCTATCAATCGTCGTTTACCGGTTGGAGAAATAAAAACAAATATAATTAATGACCTTGGCAGTATAGAGCATTGGGAAAGTATGGATTACAAACCAAAAGGCTGGAGAAATTTCAATATTCCTGGATATTGGGAAGACCAAGGTCTGAAAGATTTAAATGGGGTTGTATGGTTCAGAAGAGAATTTGAAGTACCTAAAAATTGGTTAGACAAACCTGTAAAACTGTTTATGGGAAGAATTGTTGATGCCGACGAAATGTATGTGAACGGCAAAAAAATTGGTAATATTACTTATCAATATCCTCCACGCCGCTATGAAATTCCGGCTAATTTGCTCAAGGAAGGGAAAAATATCTTTGTCATAAAGGTAACAAACACATCTGGCAAAGGCGGGTTTGTACCTGATAAAAATTATTCCATGACTGCCAATGGCGAAGAAATAGACCTTAAAGGCACTTGGCAATACAAGGTTGGAGAAGTCTATCAACCTCAAAACCCTGGTGCATTTGGCGGTGGTTTGGTTCAGCAAAATCAACCAACAGCTTTATACAACGCCATGATATCCCCTGTTTTACCTATGAAAATTAAAGGAATTCTTTGGTATCAAGGCGAAAGTAATGTGGGAAATCCAGAAGCTTACGATGTTCTTATGCCTACTTTAATTTCAAACTGGAGAACCCTTTGGAAAGATGAAAACCTGCCTTTTTTGGTAGTACAATTGGCTAATTTTCAAGATGTAAACTATACCCCATCAGAAAGCAATTGGGCAAGACTTAGAGAAGCCCAAAACCAAGCGTTAAAATTACCGAATACTGCGGTTACAGTTACAATTGACTTAGGCGAATGGAATGACATCCACCCACTTAATAAAAAAGATATTGGAAAACGATTAGCACTTTCCGCTGAAAACATAGCTTATAACGATAAAAAAACAGTACATTCTGGACCAACGTTAAAATCTCAAACTATTGAAAACGGCAAGATTATATTAACTTTCGATAATATAGCCGAAGGCATTACTTCTGGAGATGGCGAAGAATTACGATGGTTTTCGATAGCGGATTACGACAAAAAATTCGTTTGGGCTAAAACTCGAATTATTGGAAAAAATAAAATCGAAGTTTGGAACGAAGTAATAAAAAATCCAAAATATGTTCGATATGCCTGGCAGGACAACCCCCAGGGTGTCAACTTCTATAATTCCGAAAATTTACCCGCCTCCTCATTCAGAACTGACGGTGAAATTTCGGATAATTACAAGCCGTGGAAAGGTAAAAAATGTTCAGTAGTTCTAACATACGACGATGCTCTCAATGTTCATCTTGACAATGTCATTCCAGTTTTGGATTCTTTAAATCTGAAAGGCACTTTTTACATTACCGCTTCCTCTGATGCGGCCACCATGCGAATTAAAGATTGGAGAAAAGCAGCAGCCAATGGACATGAATTAGGCAATCATACACTTTACCATCCATGTGATGCTTCAGGTCCGGGCATGAGTTGGGTAAAACCAGAATACGATTTAAGCAAATATAGCTTACAAAAAATTCAAGACGAAATCAAGATGTGTAATGCCTTTGTCAAAGCCATAGATGGTAAAGACAAACGCACCTTTGCATTCACTTGCGGAAATAAAAAAGTTGCCGAAGGCGAATTTATTCAAACATTATCTAATGAATTCATTGCCGCACGTTCTGTTCGAGGAGAAATGCACACTTTTAACGAACAGAAACTAATGGATATGGATTCTTACTGTATGGAAGGGACTTCAGGAGAAAAAATGATTGAGCTAGTCAAACAAGCCCAAAAATCAGGAAAATTGCTGGTTTTTCTTTTTCATGGCGTGGGTGGAGAACATAGTTTAAATGTTTCAAAAGAAGCCCATAGCCAATTAGTACATTATCTCAAAGAAAATGAAAAAGATATATATATCGACACAATGTTAAATGTAGCAGAACACATTAATGAATTAAAAAAATAA
- a CDS encoding T9SS type A sorting domain-containing protein, with the protein MKGHLQLFILLSFFVITQGIIAQTTTQSATLTVNSGTTYQKITGFGGFVCSPQFGYDHMTPDEINKIWGQNSEAGYNIMRLYIPIAVAGASESFPSSWSQSLATAQLGKSLGIKIFASPWSMPAEWKTYNTVNAVYVDANNVKQDNSLLPVYYPDYANYLNGYATYLKQNGAELDAISVQNEPDERATYAGCIWNPTQISTFVKDYGQLINCPIMAPEGIGITDNYSTAFNNDAVLANLTYFAGHQYGAIQTGLKQIQAKGKEVWMTEYLMNWNPPGNTPRNFDWSKDAFDFAGQVNSAMLSNVNAWVHYAAKRYYGLMGDGSYGTTVGEITKRGYILSHFAKYATGKTRIGNAWADTTGKLTGSTYISDTGDSVVVMVVNPATDTYNLTVDLPFYTISGKMVKTTESVNMASTDLSFATETCRPKISISPSSFTTLVFAKSSVRPVSQMTGAAYHYNKIEDQVVTNAAFGTAYQLSGKTGVSFYNGFPLISANATSANGYVKLDDRYNQLVFHINTITSTLNYSSNITLYYINNAGATKSYNYGSVNFDKNGNYDWVLDISRKVLTDGCMGILGVVSGNYSSKLTIDFGDVYFRVGDEKMFKFTGSYSAGDSNELDCLENASYTSMDYVGTSGITSAQNWNVSASNKNCIYYVNGSAVNTNPNVIAGTSCANLSLTDVGGNFYAPVGFTATAATYSCTFNGYRMLTLPYEATIPSGISAYNLQYSAIEVNGSKITSSKIPANTPVLIAGSGTFSFNGTGSVSTPHNVKANDMNAVYIATKAYAGSYYLNTVNGVTALYKSVSGSEPTINAFGSFLSPSISVTAPNLPIKLDGVSLNTENYGQMVNSFRVYPNPVKDVLNIDFSGDNTSCEIFDMQGKMVLKLVSGSTQFNVSSLPNGVYVLKVTDSEKTLTYKIIKD; encoded by the coding sequence ATGAAAGGACATTTACAATTATTTATTTTGCTGAGTTTCTTTGTTATCACACAGGGAATAATCGCCCAAACTACAACGCAATCGGCAACACTAACGGTTAATAGCGGCACGACTTACCAGAAAATCACTGGATTTGGCGGGTTTGTTTGTAGCCCACAATTTGGGTACGATCACATGACACCCGATGAAATTAATAAAATTTGGGGCCAAAATAGTGAAGCTGGTTATAATATTATGCGTTTATATATCCCCATTGCTGTTGCAGGTGCTTCAGAAAGCTTTCCGTCATCATGGAGCCAATCGTTGGCTACGGCACAATTAGGCAAGTCGCTGGGGATTAAAATATTTGCAAGTCCATGGTCAATGCCTGCCGAGTGGAAAACATACAATACTGTTAATGCGGTATATGTTGATGCCAACAATGTCAAACAGGATAATTCCCTTTTACCTGTTTATTATCCAGACTATGCCAATTACCTGAATGGTTATGCAACTTACTTGAAACAGAACGGTGCGGAACTGGATGCCATTTCTGTCCAGAATGAACCTGATGAGCGTGCGACTTACGCTGGATGTATTTGGAATCCTACGCAGATATCTACTTTTGTAAAAGACTACGGACAATTAATCAATTGTCCAATTATGGCACCTGAAGGAATAGGAATAACGGATAATTATTCTACCGCATTCAATAATGATGCTGTGTTGGCAAATTTAACATATTTTGCAGGCCATCAGTACGGTGCTATTCAGACTGGATTAAAACAAATACAAGCCAAAGGAAAAGAGGTTTGGATGACCGAGTACCTGATGAACTGGAATCCTCCGGGAAATACTCCCCGCAATTTCGACTGGAGTAAGGACGCATTCGATTTTGCAGGACAAGTCAACTCGGCTATGTTGAGTAACGTAAACGCTTGGGTGCATTATGCTGCCAAACGCTATTACGGTCTGATGGGAGATGGATCATACGGAACCACGGTGGGTGAAATTACCAAGCGTGGTTATATCTTGTCTCATTTTGCAAAGTATGCTACCGGAAAAACACGTATAGGAAATGCCTGGGCTGATACTACAGGAAAGTTAACAGGCTCAACCTATATCTCTGATACTGGAGACAGTGTGGTTGTAATGGTTGTTAATCCTGCAACGGATACTTACAACCTTACTGTTGATTTGCCATTCTACACAATCTCGGGAAAAATGGTTAAAACAACAGAGTCGGTTAACATGGCTTCGACAGATTTGAGCTTTGCTACTGAAACCTGTCGTCCAAAGATAAGTATTAGTCCTTCCAGCTTTACCACGCTTGTTTTTGCAAAAAGCAGTGTGAGACCAGTTTCGCAAATGACAGGAGCAGCATATCATTATAATAAAATTGAGGACCAGGTTGTAACCAATGCTGCCTTTGGAACAGCTTATCAGCTAAGTGGAAAAACGGGGGTTAGTTTTTATAATGGTTTTCCACTTATAAGTGCCAATGCCACAAGTGCTAACGGGTATGTTAAGCTAGACGACAGATACAACCAGTTGGTATTCCATATTAATACTATTACATCTACATTAAATTATTCTTCAAATATTACTTTGTATTATATTAATAATGCTGGAGCAACCAAGTCTTACAATTATGGGTCAGTTAATTTTGATAAAAACGGAAATTATGATTGGGTATTAGATATTTCTCGAAAAGTTTTGACTGATGGATGTATGGGTATTCTAGGTGTCGTTAGCGGCAATTACAGTTCTAAACTAACAATTGATTTTGGAGATGTCTACTTCAGAGTTGGAGATGAAAAAATGTTTAAGTTTACAGGTAGTTACAGTGCCGGAGACAGTAATGAATTGGATTGTCTAGAAAATGCGTCCTATACATCAATGGATTATGTAGGTACTTCGGGTATTACTTCGGCTCAAAACTGGAATGTATCTGCTTCCAATAAAAATTGTATTTATTACGTAAACGGTTCGGCTGTAAACACCAACCCAAATGTTATAGCAGGCACTTCCTGTGCCAATCTTAGTCTTACTGATGTTGGTGGTAACTTTTATGCTCCTGTTGGCTTTACTGCAACTGCTGCAACCTATAGTTGTACTTTTAACGGGTATAGAATGTTGACACTGCCTTATGAGGCTACCATCCCATCGGGAATTTCAGCATACAACTTGCAATACTCAGCTATAGAGGTTAATGGTTCCAAAATTACAAGCAGTAAAATACCTGCCAATACACCAGTTTTAATTGCTGGATCTGGTACTTTCTCCTTTAATGGAACTGGTAGCGTTTCTACACCACACAATGTAAAAGCCAACGATATGAATGCAGTATATATTGCTACAAAAGCTTATGCTGGAAGTTACTATTTGAATACGGTAAATGGCGTTACAGCTTTGTATAAGTCGGTGAGTGGTTCAGAACCAACCATAAATGCTTTTGGTTCTTTCTTGAGTCCAAGTATTTCAGTTACTGCCCCAAATCTTCCAATAAAACTTGATGGGGTTTCATTAAACACGGAAAATTACGGTCAAATGGTAAACAGTTTCAGAGTTTATCCTAATCCTGTAAAAGATGTTCTTAATATTGATTTTAGTGGTGACAATACCTCATGTGAAATTTTTGATATGCAGGGTAAAATGGTGTTAAAACTTGTTTCTGGAAGCACGCAGTTTAATGTTTCAAGTCTTCCAAATGGAGTTTATGTATTGAAAGTCACTGATTCAGAAAAAACCTTAACGTATAAAATCATCAAAGATTAA